Proteins encoded together in one Terriglobus saanensis SP1PR4 window:
- the bshA gene encoding N-acetyl-alpha-D-glucosaminyl L-malate synthase BshA — protein sequence MKIGITCYPTYGGSGVVATELGLELAARGHEIHFITYAQPFRLTGREERIHFHEVTVSDYPLFQYPPYDLALASRMAEVAEFYGLDVLHVHYAIPHSISALLARQMLAARGVRLPFITTLHGTDITLVGLDRSYLPITRFGIDESDGVTAISEHLAERTRAAFHTEQKIEVIHNFVNCDEYVRKPEHAEARLRYAALGERLVVHLSNFRKVKRVLDVVEVFARVVKHIPSRLLMIGDGPERSGAEWLARDLGVHDLIHFVGKQDQVQDLLPLADLMLMPSEMESFGLAALEAMACSVPVIATRVGGVPELIDEDVTGLLFPVGDVENMAAAAISLLSDEPRRAAMAEAARGVARDRFCTTRIIPQYEAYYRAVIEREERKTLNR from the coding sequence ATGAAGATCGGGATTACCTGCTATCCGACGTACGGCGGCAGCGGCGTGGTGGCTACAGAGCTTGGCCTGGAACTCGCGGCGCGCGGTCATGAGATTCACTTCATCACCTATGCTCAACCGTTCCGGCTGACAGGGCGCGAAGAGCGCATTCATTTTCACGAAGTGACGGTCTCCGACTATCCGCTCTTTCAATACCCTCCGTACGATCTGGCGCTTGCAAGCCGTATGGCGGAGGTAGCGGAGTTCTACGGCCTGGATGTTCTGCATGTGCACTATGCCATTCCGCACTCGATCAGCGCCCTGCTGGCGCGGCAGATGCTGGCGGCGCGAGGGGTACGTTTGCCCTTCATTACGACGCTGCATGGAACGGACATTACGCTGGTTGGGCTGGATCGCTCGTACCTTCCGATCACGCGTTTCGGGATCGACGAGAGCGATGGTGTGACGGCCATCTCCGAGCATCTGGCGGAGCGTACGCGCGCCGCGTTTCATACGGAACAGAAGATCGAAGTGATTCACAACTTCGTGAACTGCGACGAGTATGTGCGCAAACCGGAGCATGCCGAAGCGCGTCTTCGCTACGCCGCTCTGGGTGAGCGGCTGGTGGTGCATCTGTCGAACTTTCGCAAGGTAAAGCGCGTGCTGGACGTGGTGGAGGTCTTTGCCCGCGTGGTGAAGCACATTCCTTCGCGGTTGCTGATGATTGGTGATGGGCCAGAGCGCTCGGGAGCGGAGTGGCTGGCGCGCGATCTGGGCGTTCACGATCTCATTCACTTCGTCGGAAAGCAGGACCAGGTGCAGGACCTGCTTCCTTTGGCCGACCTGATGCTGATGCCAAGTGAGATGGAGTCTTTCGGCCTGGCGGCGCTGGAGGCGATGGCCTGCTCCGTGCCCGTGATCGCAACGCGTGTAGGCGGCGTGCCGGAGTTGATCGACGAAGACGTGACCGGCCTGCTGTTTCCCGTCGGCGATGTCGAGAATATGGCTGCTGCGGCAATAAGCCTGCTGAGCGATGAGCCTCGTCGCGCGGCGATGGCGGAGGCGGCACGAGGTGTGGCGAGAGACAGGTTCTGCACCACGCGCATTATTCCTCAGTACGAGGCTTACTACCGGGCCGTGATCGAACGCGAAGAGCGGAAGACGCTCAACCGGTAG